In Methanocaldococcus lauensis, a single genomic region encodes these proteins:
- the carB gene encoding carbamoyl-phosphate synthase large subunit → MESINKVMVFGSGPIVIGQAAEFDFSGSQACKALKEEGIYTILVNSNPATIQTDIEMADKVYLEPLHPKIVEKIIEKERPDAILPTMGGQTGLNLALELHRRGILDKYGIKLLGSNIRTIEIAEDRELFAKAMAEINEPVTKCKAVNSVDEALKFAEEIGYPVIVRPAFTLGGTGGGIAHNEEELIDITSKGLKYSIINQVLIDESVLGWKEFELEVMRDRKDTCIIVCGMENIDPMGIHTGESIVVSPIQTLPDEFYQKLRNAAIKIIRHLGVEGGCNIQFAVNKEMTEYRVIEVNPRVSRSSALASKATGYPIARIAAKIAIGKTLDEILNDVTKETPASFEPTLDYVVVKIPRWPFDKFKTVDKRLGTSMKSTGEVMAIGRSFEEALQKAIRSLDIGRLGLIGDGKDKDYSEEEIEDILKNPTDERIFVIAKALEKGWSVEKICELTNIDEFFIRKIKNIVDMKNELEKLKENF, encoded by the coding sequence ATGGAGAGTATTAATAAAGTTATGGTTTTTGGTTCTGGACCAATAGTTATTGGACAGGCAGCAGAGTTCGATTTTTCTGGTTCTCAGGCTTGTAAAGCTTTGAAAGAAGAGGGAATTTATACTATTTTAGTTAATTCAAATCCCGCAACAATACAAACAGATATTGAAATGGCTGATAAAGTTTATTTAGAGCCATTACATCCAAAAATAGTTGAAAAGATTATTGAAAAAGAGAGACCAGACGCTATTTTACCAACAATGGGAGGACAGACTGGGCTTAATTTGGCTTTGGAGTTACATAGAAGAGGAATTTTAGACAAATACGGAATAAAATTATTAGGTTCAAATATAAGAACGATTGAAATAGCAGAAGATAGAGAGCTTTTTGCTAAGGCAATGGCTGAAATTAACGAGCCAGTTACAAAGTGTAAGGCAGTTAATTCAGTTGATGAGGCATTAAAATTTGCTGAAGAAATTGGTTATCCAGTTATTGTTAGACCTGCATTTACATTAGGAGGAACTGGTGGAGGAATAGCCCACAATGAGGAGGAGTTAATAGATATTACATCAAAAGGTTTAAAATATTCTATAATTAACCAAGTTTTAATCGATGAGAGTGTTTTAGGTTGGAAAGAATTTGAGTTAGAGGTTATGAGAGATAGAAAAGATACATGTATTATTGTTTGTGGTATGGAAAATATAGATCCAATGGGAATACATACAGGAGAGAGTATTGTTGTCTCTCCAATACAGACATTACCAGATGAGTTTTATCAAAAATTAAGGAATGCGGCTATAAAAATTATAAGACACTTGGGAGTTGAAGGAGGTTGTAATATACAGTTTGCTGTAAATAAGGAAATGACTGAGTATAGAGTTATTGAAGTTAATCCAAGAGTTTCAAGAAGTTCAGCTTTAGCAAGTAAGGCTACTGGTTATCCAATAGCAAGAATTGCCGCTAAAATAGCAATTGGAAAAACATTGGATGAAATATTAAATGATGTTACTAAAGAGACACCAGCAAGCTTTGAGCCTACATTGGATTATGTAGTTGTGAAAATACCAAGATGGCCATTTGATAAGTTTAAAACTGTAGATAAGAGATTAGGAACGAGTATGAAATCTACTGGGGAAGTGATGGCAATAGGTAGATCTTTTGAAGAAGCTTTACAAAAGGCTATTAGAAGTTTAGATATCGGAAGATTGGGATTAATTGGAGATGGAAAGGATAAGGATTACAGTGAGGAAGAAATTGAAGATATTTTGAAAAATCCAACTGATGAGAGGATTTTTGTTATAGCAAAGGCATTAGAGAAAGGTTGGAGCGTTGAAAAAATCTGTGAATTAACAAATATTGACGAATTTTTCATTAGAAAGATTAAGAATATTGTTGATATGAAAAATGAGTTAGAAAAACTTAAAGAGAATTTTTAA
- the gltX gene encoding glutamate--tRNA ligase: MKKKILAIALKNAIDHNGKANPKAVLGRFLAENPEYRKKAKEVSQVVEKVVKEIENLSIDDLKKMLKDLGVNVEEKGKKEKDLELPNVKDKVVMRFAPNPSGPLHIGHARAAVLNDYFVKKYGGKLILRLEDTDPKRVLPEAYDMIKEDLDWLGVKVDEIVIQSDRMEIYYEYGKKLIEMGYAYVCECEPEEFRKLRNKGIPCKCRERSVEENLDLWEKMLNGKIENVAVRLKTDIRHKNPSIRDFPIFRIEKTPHPRTEDKYVVYPLMNFSVPIDDYLLGMTHVLRGKDHIVNTEKQSYIYKYFNWKMPEFIHYGILKIEDTVLSTSSIYKGIKEGLYSGWDDVRLGTLRALRRRGIKAEAIYEIMKRIGIKQADVKFSWENLYAINKELIDKDARRFFFVWNPKKLVIENAKKRILNLRMHPDRPEFGKRELIFDGEVYVVGDEIEEGKMYRLMELFNIVVEKINDIIKAKYHSDDFKIARKNKAKIIHWIPIKDSLKVKVLMPTGEIKEGFAEKDFKIVNVDDIVQFERFGFVRVDKKDDEIICCYAHR; encoded by the coding sequence GTGAAAAAAAAGATTTTAGCAATTGCATTAAAAAACGCTATAGATCACAATGGTAAAGCTAATCCTAAGGCAGTTTTGGGTAGATTTTTGGCAGAAAATCCAGAATATAGAAAAAAAGCTAAGGAAGTTTCACAAGTTGTAGAAAAAGTTGTCAAAGAAATAGAAAATTTATCTATAGATGATCTGAAAAAAATGCTAAAGGATTTGGGAGTAAATGTTGAAGAAAAAGGTAAGAAGGAGAAGGACTTAGAGTTACCAAATGTAAAAGATAAGGTTGTTATGAGATTTGCACCAAATCCTTCTGGGCCTTTACACATAGGACACGCAAGAGCGGCAGTTCTAAACGATTACTTTGTCAAAAAGTATGGAGGAAAATTAATTTTGAGATTAGAAGATACTGATCCAAAAAGAGTTTTACCTGAAGCTTATGATATGATTAAGGAAGATTTGGATTGGTTGGGAGTTAAAGTTGATGAAATTGTAATACAATCAGACAGAATGGAAATTTATTACGAATATGGAAAAAAATTAATAGAAATGGGATATGCCTATGTTTGTGAATGTGAGCCAGAAGAATTTAGAAAATTGAGAAATAAAGGAATTCCTTGTAAATGTAGGGAGAGGAGTGTTGAGGAAAATTTAGACCTTTGGGAAAAAATGCTTAATGGAAAAATAGAAAATGTTGCTGTTAGGTTAAAAACAGATATAAGGCATAAAAATCCATCAATTAGAGATTTTCCAATATTTAGAATTGAAAAGACCCCTCACCCAAGAACTGAAGATAAATATGTTGTTTATCCATTAATGAACTTCTCAGTGCCTATTGATGATTACTTGTTAGGAATGACACATGTTTTAAGAGGAAAGGATCATATTGTAAATACTGAAAAGCAATCTTATATATATAAATACTTCAATTGGAAGATGCCAGAATTTATACATTATGGAATTTTAAAAATAGAAGATACAGTTTTAAGCACATCATCAATTTATAAAGGAATTAAAGAAGGGCTTTATAGTGGATGGGATGATGTTAGATTGGGAACTTTAAGAGCTTTAAGAAGGAGAGGAATTAAAGCGGAGGCGATATATGAGATAATGAAAAGAATTGGTATTAAGCAGGCAGATGTTAAATTTTCGTGGGAGAATTTATATGCAATAAATAAAGAATTAATTGATAAAGATGCAAGAAGATTTTTCTTCGTTTGGAATCCTAAAAAACTCGTTATTGAAAATGCTAAAAAGAGAATTTTAAATCTTAGAATGCATCCTGACAGACCAGAGTTTGGTAAAAGAGAACTAATATTTGATGGAGAAGTTTATGTAGTTGGAGATGAGATTGAAGAGGGTAAGATGTATAGATTAATGGAACTCTTCAATATAGTCGTTGAAAAAATTAATGATATAATTAAAGCAAAATATCACTCAGATGACTTCAAAATAGCAAGAAAAAATAAGGCTAAAATTATACATTGGATTCCTATAAAAGATAGTCTAAAAGTTAAGGTTTTAATGCCTACTGGTGAAATAAAAGAGGGCTTTGCTGAAAAAGATTTTAAAATAGTTAATGTAGATGATATTGTTCAATTTGAAAGATTTGGATTTGTTAGAGTTGATAAAAAAGATGATGAAATTATTTGTTGTTATGCTCACAGATAA
- a CDS encoding S-layer protein, which yields MAMSLKKIGAIAVGGAMVATALASGVAADVNVVGGDIKDIKDIVVKDGQPNCYVVVGANAPSTMDVVSAADIAAKIGSLCYKEGTVEDGSADLKIHAEANSDDYNILKSGNNIPQNNYTVFVAASDSDYSDDINETLADAGNLTVNMLNLNGLGTDVNKVVSLGDVSTMLKIEDIDPSDWYGSDDDAGELVAVALKNDSTDELTIEKKSAIYMSLAYKDDESNFTNTIPLDRGMRIPFLGQEQAVIDIDADEDTIYLGTPVYDGVLKEGDTYNVGNGYEVKVDSVLKSTKEGEYKVTIDILKDGKVVATKSDTITNTTSMKVIYGDKVGVVVHSAWMDIGEHYGYAELLIARDVKELDLGKEYIPDWKIYAVVKGSNGLTLEKSISNNDNVTGIALRYEGDKLDNLDSGDELDIADYVTFKLDDKDKNDKLYAYFSMDKSVETTLNIGETVSALNADVKLKGIKALAVEPCALTAPIAKLDTEVSLDTADKNLVLVGGPVANKLTKELQDSGKLPVPINNTSGPVIEIVKGAANGYDVVVVAGGDRDKTREAAEYLIKNL from the coding sequence ATGGCAATGAGTTTAAAGAAAATAGGGGCAATTGCAGTTGGAGGAGCAATGGTAGCTACTGCATTAGCAAGTGGAGTAGCTGCAGATGTAAATGTTGTTGGTGGAGATATAAAAGATATAAAAGATATTGTAGTTAAGGATGGACAGCCAAACTGTTATGTTGTTGTTGGAGCTAACGCTCCATCAACAATGGATGTAGTTTCAGCAGCAGACATCGCTGCAAAAATAGGTTCATTATGCTACAAAGAGGGTACTGTCGAAGATGGTAGTGCTGACTTAAAGATTCACGCTGAAGCTAATTCAGATGATTACAACATACTAAAGTCAGGAAATAATATTCCTCAAAACAACTATACAGTATTTGTTGCTGCTTCAGATAGTGACTATTCCGATGACATTAATGAAACTCTTGCTGATGCAGGTAACCTTACCGTAAATATGTTAAACTTAAATGGTTTAGGAACCGATGTAAATAAAGTCGTTAGCTTGGGAGATGTTTCCACAATGTTAAAAATTGAAGATATTGACCCATCAGATTGGTATGGTAGTGATGATGACGCAGGAGAACTTGTTGCTGTAGCATTAAAGAATGATAGTACTGATGAATTAACTATAGAGAAAAAAAGTGCTATTTATATGTCATTAGCATACAAAGATGACGAAAGTAACTTTACTAATACTATCCCATTAGATAGAGGTATGAGAATACCATTTTTAGGTCAAGAACAGGCAGTAATTGACATTGACGCTGATGAGGACACTATATATCTTGGTACCCCAGTATATGATGGTGTTTTAAAAGAGGGAGATACATACAATGTAGGAAATGGTTATGAAGTTAAAGTAGATTCAGTATTAAAATCCACAAAAGAGGGAGAATACAAGGTAACTATTGACATATTAAAAGATGGAAAAGTTGTTGCTACAAAATCTGATACTATAACAAATACAACATCAATGAAGGTTATATATGGAGATAAGGTAGGTGTTGTAGTACACAGTGCTTGGATGGATATTGGAGAACATTATGGATATGCTGAATTATTAATTGCAAGAGATGTTAAAGAATTAGATCTTGGAAAAGAATACATACCTGATTGGAAAATTTATGCAGTTGTAAAAGGAAGTAATGGGCTTACATTAGAAAAGAGTATAAGTAATAATGACAATGTAACAGGTATTGCTTTAAGATATGAAGGAGATAAATTAGACAATTTAGATAGTGGAGATGAGCTAGATATTGCAGATTATGTAACATTCAAATTAGACGATAAAGACAAAAATGACAAGCTATATGCATACTTCTCAATGGATAAAAGTGTTGAAACTACTTTAAATATTGGAGAAACAGTATCAGCATTAAATGCAGATGTTAAATTAAAAGGTATTAAAGCATTAGCAGTTGAACCATGTGCATTAACCGCACCAATCGCAAAATTAGATACTGAAGTTAGCTTAGACACAGCAGACAAGAACTTAGTCTTAGTTGGAGGACCAGTTGCAAACAAATTAACAAAAGAACTCCAAGATAGTGGTAAGTTACCAGTTCCAATTAACAACACATCAGGACCAGTTATCGAAATTGTCAAAGGTGCAGCAAACGGATACGATGTTGTTGTAGTTGCTGGTGGAGACAGAGATAAGACAAGAGAAGCTGCAGAGTACTTAATTAAAAACCTCTAA
- a CDS encoding ATP-binding protein, producing MKIAITGKGGVGKTFIASTLMRLFEKKGFKVIGVDCDPNPTLALSFGIEDTLIPLSKRHDIIEERTGAKPGTYGSIFKLNPKVDDLIDKVGYKIGNITILVMGTIEEGGEGCVCPASVLLRRLLRHLIVKRDEVVILDMEAGIEHFGRKTIEDVDLMLIVIEPTKKSLITAKRMKKLANDLGIKNIKVIINKVRNEDKELLKNIVEKELGLEILGFVPYDENVIEGEFLGKPINLDSKSTKEIEKIFNRILELKKNI from the coding sequence ATGAAGATAGCAATAACTGGAAAAGGTGGAGTAGGAAAAACATTTATTGCTTCAACTTTAATGAGATTATTTGAAAAAAAAGGTTTTAAAGTTATTGGAGTCGATTGTGACCCTAATCCTACATTAGCATTATCTTTTGGAATTGAAGATACCCTTATACCCTTATCAAAAAGGCATGATATAATAGAAGAAAGAACTGGGGCAAAGCCTGGAACTTATGGAAGTATTTTTAAATTAAATCCAAAAGTGGATGATTTAATCGATAAAGTTGGATATAAGATAGGAAATATCACTATATTAGTTATGGGAACTATAGAGGAGGGAGGGGAGGGTTGTGTATGTCCTGCGTCTGTTTTGTTGAGGAGATTACTTAGGCATTTAATAGTAAAAAGAGATGAAGTAGTTATATTAGATATGGAGGCTGGAATAGAACATTTTGGAAGGAAAACCATTGAAGATGTAGATTTAATGCTAATTGTTATTGAACCAACTAAAAAGTCATTAATAACTGCTAAAAGAATGAAAAAATTGGCTAATGATTTAGGAATAAAAAATATTAAAGTTATTATCAATAAAGTTAGGAATGAAGATAAAGAATTATTAAAAAATATTGTTGAGAAAGAACTTGGTTTAGAGATTTTAGGATTTGTTCCTTATGATGAAAATGTTATTGAAGGTGAGTTTTTAGGAAAACCAATTAATTTAGATTCTAAATCTACAAAAGAAATAGAAAAAATATTTAATCGTATTTTAGAGTTGAAGAAAAATATTTAA